The window TGATCAACCGAAAGACTGGAAGGGTACACACTTCCTATGGGCAGGCCATAGCCGTTACAGGCAGGCTATCCAGCAATAACCCTAACCTCCAGAACATACCTGTCCGGACAGAAAGGGGCAGGGAGATCAGGAAAGCATTCGTTCCACGGGATGGGCAGCATATCCTGCTTTCTGCGGACTATTCCCAGATAGAACTTAGGATTGTAGCGGCCATCAGCGGGGACAAGAATATGTGTGAGGCCTTCCGCAGTGGAAAGGATATCCATACAGCAACTGCCGCCAAAGTGTATGGTGTACCGGAGGAGGAAGTAACCAAAGAGCAGCGGTACAAGGCCAAGAGCGTGAATTTCGGCATCATCTATGGACAGGGCGCTTTCGGGCTTGCCGATAACCTGGGCATCAGCCGGACAGAAGCCAAGGAGATCATCGATAATTATAAGAAAGAGTTCAGCGGCATCACCAGCTATATGGACAATATGGTCAATTTTGCCCGTGAACGTGGGTATGTGGAGACCCTGATGGGGAGGAAGCGATGGCTCAGGGATATCAACTCGAGCAACTTTACGGTCAGGGGATTTGCAGAAAGAAACGCGATCAATTCACCGATACAGGGTACTGCTGCCGATATGATCAAACTGGCCATGGCCAGTCTCCATGCTGCGATCAAGAGGGAAAAATTAAGGAGTAAAATGATCCTGCAGGTGCATGATGAATTGGTCTTTGATGCATTGAAAGAAGAGGTGGATTCCCTCAAACCCCTGATCCTCGACTGCATGCAATCGGCTTTACCATTGCCCAATGAAGTGCCGGTCATCGCGGAGGTCGGAATGGGTGACAATTGGCTGGAAGCACATTAAACTATTGGAATGTCGGTTTAGCCCGGCATTTTTTATGACCACGATCAATTGGGGTCCTTTGTAACTTTAGGGCAATTGCATCGACTATGGATTGGCAACAGTACTTCAAAGTGGCCCAATTGATCGGGGGCAGGTATTTCATCATCGCCGGCATTGCCTTCCTGCTCGGTTATGTACTATTACGTACCAGGCTATCCCCTAAAAAGATCCAGAAAAGGTTCCCGGTCAGCAAGGACTACCTCAGGGAGATCGGCTTTTCCATCATCACCATATCCATTTTTGCTTTTGTACCCATCCTTCTGATCCGCAACCCTGTGATCGGGCCGCATACCACCTTTTACACAGATATTGAAAAATATGGCTGGCCCTATTTCTTCCTGGCCTTCCCCATCATGTTGTTCATGCACGATACCTATTTCTATTGGACACACCGGCTGATGCATCATCCCCGGCTGTTCAGGATCTTGCATCTTACCCATCATAAGTCCACGAATCCCAGTCCATGGGCGGCCTATGCCTTCCATCCGCTGGAAGCCATCGTGGAGGCTGGTATTGTGCCGGTTTTCCTCTTCACCATTCCTATTCACCAATACCACCTTCCCCTTTTCTTCCTGTTCATGATCACTTATAATGTCTATGGCCACCTGGGCTATGAGCTTTACCCCAGGGGCTTCAGCAGGCATTGGCTGGGAAAATGGATCAATACCTCCGTGAACCATAACCAGCACCACCAATACTTCAAAGGCAATTATGGCCTGTATTTCCTGATCTGGGACCGCATCATGGGAACCATCAGGAACGATTATGACCAAAGGTTCGATGAGGTAAAGGCTAAGTAAAACCAGCTGTCACAGGTCCGGATGGTCAAAGGACGCCGATCCTGCAGAATGCATTTACTTTGCAGCATGACTCCAACGCTTTATTACTGTTATGATGCCTATTGTGGCTGGTGCTATGGTTTTAGCCCTGTGATCAGCAAAATTTCTGAATTATACAGTGACCGGATGGCTTTTGAGGTTTTATCAGGGGGGATGATCCTGCCGGAAAGTCCCAGGCATATCGGTGTGATGGCCGGCTATATCAGCGAAGCCTATAAGACCGTTGAGGAAATGACTGGCGTAACCTTCGGCCAGGATTATCTCTGGCATATTTTCAACCCCGACATGAGCGATTGGTACCCGAATTCGGAAAAGCCGGCTATTGCCCTTTGCGTTTTCCGGGAATACTATCCTGACAGGCAGGTGGAATTCGCGGCCGACCTGCAGTATGCACTGCACTATGAAGGCCGGGACCTTTGCGATAATGAAGCCTATCGTCACTTATTGGAGAAATATGCGATCCCGGCAGAAGAGTTTTATGAAAAACTGAAGAGTGACACCTATAAAGAGAAGGCCTATTACGATTTTGCGCTGTGCAAGCAATTACAGGTGACCGGTTATCCCTGTGTATTGATGCAAGTAAGTGATAGCAAGTTTTACCTTCTTTCCCGCGGTTATTCCGATCTGGAGACCATGGTACAACGCATTGAAGCCGTATTGGCAGACATCAATAAAAACTGATCGTCATGATCCTGACAATTACCCCCAACCCAGCCGTTGATAAGAGCACCTCTACTGAGCAGCTCATTCCCGAGAAAAAATTGCGGTGCACAGAAATGGTGGTGGAGGCCGGCGGAGGGGGGATCAATGTCAGTAAAGCCTTGCAGGAATTGGGTGCCCCTACCCTGGCGCTTTTCACCAGCGGAGGCTTAAATGGCCAGCAATTGGAAAAAGCTGTAGCCAGGGAATCCGTTGAATACCTTACCATCCCAATTGCTGGGGAGACCAGGGAAAACCTGGTCGTGCTCGAACGCAACAGCAACAACCAGTTCCGCTTTGTTTTACCAGGCCCCACCATGCCTGCCGGACTCGTTCAGGATTTTATTGACCGCATTGAATCCTTACCAACACCGCCCGCTGTAATTGTTGGCAGCGGAAGCCTTCCTCCCGGTTGCGATGAAGGGTTTTACGCAGCACTGGCAGAATATGCAGCATCACGGGATATCCCTTGCATCATTGACTGTTCAGGGGTGCCGTTGTTGAAAGCAGCCCAAAAAGGGGTATTCCTGCTTAAACCCAACCTCAATGAACTGGCCCAGTTGGCAGGAAAAGAGAAGCTGGAAACCATTGAGGTTGCAGAAGCCGCCCGGAAGTTATTGGCAGGAAACAAATGCAAAATGGTAGTCGTTTCCATGGGCGCACAGGGGGCGATGGTCATCACGAAAGAGGGGCATCTGCAGATCCCGGCGCCAACTGTAAAAAAGCAAAGTACGGTTGGGGCAGGAGACTCCAT is drawn from Flavihumibacter rivuli and contains these coding sequences:
- a CDS encoding sterol desaturase family protein: MDWQQYFKVAQLIGGRYFIIAGIAFLLGYVLLRTRLSPKKIQKRFPVSKDYLREIGFSIITISIFAFVPILLIRNPVIGPHTTFYTDIEKYGWPYFFLAFPIMLFMHDTYFYWTHRLMHHPRLFRILHLTHHKSTNPSPWAAYAFHPLEAIVEAGIVPVFLFTIPIHQYHLPLFFLFMITYNVYGHLGYELYPRGFSRHWLGKWINTSVNHNQHHQYFKGNYGLYFLIWDRIMGTIRNDYDQRFDEVKAK
- a CDS encoding DsbA family protein, which translates into the protein MTPTLYYCYDAYCGWCYGFSPVISKISELYSDRMAFEVLSGGMILPESPRHIGVMAGYISEAYKTVEEMTGVTFGQDYLWHIFNPDMSDWYPNSEKPAIALCVFREYYPDRQVEFAADLQYALHYEGRDLCDNEAYRHLLEKYAIPAEEFYEKLKSDTYKEKAYYDFALCKQLQVTGYPCVLMQVSDSKFYLLSRGYSDLETMVQRIEAVLADINKN
- a CDS encoding 1-phosphofructokinase family hexose kinase, yielding MILTITPNPAVDKSTSTEQLIPEKKLRCTEMVVEAGGGGINVSKALQELGAPTLALFTSGGLNGQQLEKAVARESVEYLTIPIAGETRENLVVLERNSNNQFRFVLPGPTMPAGLVQDFIDRIESLPTPPAVIVGSGSLPPGCDEGFYAALAEYAASRDIPCIIDCSGVPLLKAAQKGVFLLKPNLNELAQLAGKEKLETIEVAEAARKLLAGNKCKMVVVSMGAQGAMVITKEGHLQIPAPTVKKQSTVGAGDSMVAGMAYQLWKGADPFTMARFGIACGTAATMNPGTQLFNKYDVERLYQWMLSHK